A genome region from Cognatishimia activa includes the following:
- a CDS encoding TenA family protein, giving the protein MRATDYLKEQCQSDWTAATTHAFTDALADGSLDLEKMVGYLQQDYLFIEDFVRLLASAIAHAPTLPDAIPAAQFMGVISGPENTYFLRSFEALDAQSDALATEETVAFQTLMRKAARSGRYEVMLSVLVVAEWVYLEWARPFEDRADALPFYFGEWITLHCGAGFEGVVAYLRGQLDQVWDGLDAAAKSDVVEMFTAAVACERAFFDAAWAGFEVAT; this is encoded by the coding sequence ATGCGCGCGACCGACTACCTTAAAGAGCAATGCCAGAGTGACTGGACCGCGGCCACGACCCATGCGTTTACCGACGCTCTGGCCGATGGCAGTTTGGACCTGGAAAAAATGGTCGGGTATCTGCAGCAGGACTATCTGTTCATTGAGGATTTCGTCCGGCTTCTGGCGTCAGCCATTGCGCATGCGCCGACCTTGCCGGATGCCATCCCCGCGGCGCAATTCATGGGCGTGATCTCTGGGCCAGAAAACACCTACTTTCTGCGCAGCTTTGAGGCGTTGGACGCCCAAAGCGACGCGCTAGCCACTGAAGAAACCGTCGCGTTTCAGACCCTGATGCGCAAGGCGGCACGGTCTGGTCGCTATGAGGTGATGCTCTCGGTTTTGGTCGTGGCAGAGTGGGTCTATCTGGAGTGGGCGCGCCCCTTTGAAGATCGCGCAGACGCGCTGCCATTCTATTTCGGTGAATGGATTACGTTGCATTGCGGTGCAGGCTTTGAAGGTGTCGTGGCCTATCTGCGCGGGCAATTGGATCAGGTCTGGGACGGTCTGGACGCCGCCGCAAAGTCTGATGTTGTCGAGATGTTTACTGCGGCTGTGGCCTGTGAGCGCGCGTTTTTTGACGCGGCCTGGGCCGGTTTTGAGGTCGCGACATGA
- a CDS encoding ABC transporter permease: protein MKPWQAGIASTVLGLAIWQAVVWTFDLPKFILPSPGLVAETLWKSRALIAENALVTLSEVLVGLVLGAILGGLSAIGLAASPMARALVRPMLVFSQAVPVFALAPILTLWLGYGLWSKVAMALIIIYFPVTSSFFDALMRTNKDWLGLARVMGATPFRVMWHIRIPSALPGFASGLRLAAVYAPIGAIIGEWVGASKGLGYLMLLANGRAKIDLMFASLIVLAVLTLCLHAAVDQFCRKVLDRPA, encoded by the coding sequence ATGAAACCTTGGCAGGCCGGCATAGCTTCGACAGTTTTGGGTTTGGCGATCTGGCAGGCCGTGGTCTGGACCTTCGACCTGCCGAAGTTTATTTTGCCGAGCCCCGGTTTGGTGGCGGAAACTCTTTGGAAAAGCCGCGCGCTGATAGCTGAAAACGCTCTGGTGACGTTAAGTGAGGTGCTTGTTGGTCTGGTGCTAGGGGCGATCCTCGGAGGGCTTTCTGCCATAGGCCTAGCAGCGTCGCCGATGGCGCGGGCCTTGGTACGGCCGATGCTGGTCTTTAGTCAGGCGGTTCCGGTCTTTGCTTTGGCGCCGATCCTGACGCTCTGGCTGGGCTATGGGCTTTGGTCCAAGGTCGCGATGGCTCTGATCATTATTTATTTTCCGGTAACCTCGTCATTTTTTGACGCGCTGATGCGTACGAACAAGGACTGGCTGGGATTGGCGCGTGTGATGGGCGCGACACCGTTTCGCGTGATGTGGCATATTCGGATCCCATCGGCGCTGCCGGGGTTTGCCTCGGGGCTGAGGTTGGCGGCGGTCTATGCGCCGATTGGGGCAATTATCGGCGAGTGGGTTGGGGCCAGCAAAGGGCTTGGCTATCTGATGTTGTTGGCCAATGGGCGTGCCAAGATTGATTTGATGTTTGCGTCTCTGATTGTCTTGGCCGTGCTGACACTGTGTTTGCACGCGGCGGTGGATCAATTCTGTCGTAAGGTGTTGGATCGTCCCGCTTAA